Proteins found in one Aneurinibacillus uraniidurans genomic segment:
- the rnr gene encoding ribonuclease R, producing the protein MPTETDILTFMREQIYRPMTVRELEEAFGVDSASSFKDFVKILNHLEDTGQIIRTRANRYGVPEKMNLIRGRLQGHAKGFGFVIPEEKGQQDVYVSSDDMHGALNGDTVLVRLNPNARGPRLEGEIVRVVNRGNAMIVGTYQDEKHYGFVITDDKRIAKDIFIPKGESLGAVDGHKVVVEIVRYPETGRGNPEGKVVEILGHKNDPGVDILSIIRKYDLPESFPDDVMKEAEEVPETISEDEIRGRRDLRDRVMVTIDGADAKDLDDAVSIETLPNGHYRLGVHIADVSYYVKEGSALDTEAFKRGTSVYLVDRVIPMIPHRLSNGICSLNPQVDRLTLSCDMEIDSEGNVVNHDIYESVIRTNERMTYSDVYKILEEDDQELIARYGELVDHFRAMKELALTLRQYRMERGAIDFDFGEAKILVDREGNPTEVRMRERTIAERLIEEFMLKANETVAEHFNTMRVPFIYRIHEDPDSDRLQTFLEFVTNFGYFVRGSSTDIHPRTLQTLLEQAKDTPEETVISKVMLRSMKQAKYDAENQGHFGLAAEFYTHFTSPIRRYPDLIVHRMIRESLKPGGFTSERIEEWTLKMPDVAKQSSERERNAVDAERETDDLKKSEFMLRHMNEEFDGIISSVAAFGMFIELPNTIEGMVHISNLTDDYYDFHEKQYALVGQRTGRIFRIGDEVKVRVVNVNVDEHTIDFEVVGLPKSKHASRDGGARKAKVIQATTSERKHRGKGKPAQGKDNPFWKEALDKKKSKKNGKSKPAKKKKKK; encoded by the coding sequence ATGCCAACAGAAACAGATATTTTAACCTTTATGCGAGAGCAAATATATCGTCCGATGACTGTAAGAGAGCTCGAAGAAGCATTTGGTGTTGATTCGGCCAGCTCATTTAAGGACTTCGTAAAGATATTGAATCATCTTGAGGATACAGGACAGATTATTCGGACAAGGGCGAACCGCTATGGCGTGCCGGAAAAAATGAATTTGATTCGTGGACGCCTGCAAGGTCACGCTAAAGGATTTGGATTCGTCATTCCGGAAGAAAAAGGACAGCAGGATGTGTATGTAAGCTCGGATGATATGCACGGGGCACTAAATGGAGATACCGTATTGGTCCGTTTGAATCCGAATGCACGTGGCCCACGTCTTGAAGGAGAAATTGTCCGCGTGGTGAATCGCGGTAATGCGATGATCGTTGGTACATACCAGGATGAGAAGCATTACGGATTTGTCATAACGGATGATAAGCGTATTGCAAAAGATATTTTCATTCCGAAGGGAGAGTCGCTGGGTGCAGTCGATGGTCATAAAGTTGTCGTCGAAATCGTACGCTACCCGGAGACAGGTCGGGGCAATCCAGAAGGTAAGGTAGTAGAAATTCTCGGCCATAAAAACGATCCAGGCGTTGATATTCTGTCAATTATCCGCAAATATGACTTACCGGAAAGTTTTCCGGATGATGTCATGAAAGAAGCAGAAGAGGTACCGGAGACGATTAGCGAAGACGAAATTCGTGGACGTCGTGACTTGCGCGATCGTGTGATGGTGACGATTGATGGAGCGGATGCCAAAGACCTTGACGATGCGGTATCGATTGAAACACTTCCGAACGGTCATTACCGTCTTGGTGTACATATCGCAGACGTAAGCTATTACGTCAAAGAAGGCTCCGCACTTGATACAGAGGCGTTCAAGCGAGGGACAAGCGTGTATCTGGTAGACCGTGTAATCCCGATGATCCCTCATCGCCTGTCAAACGGGATTTGCAGCTTGAATCCACAGGTGGATCGACTCACCTTATCATGCGACATGGAGATTGATTCAGAGGGCAACGTAGTCAATCACGACATTTATGAAAGTGTCATTCGGACAAATGAGCGGATGACATATTCGGATGTATACAAAATTTTGGAAGAAGATGATCAGGAGCTTATTGCACGCTATGGCGAATTAGTCGATCATTTCCGTGCAATGAAAGAGCTGGCACTTACGCTGCGTCAGTACCGGATGGAGCGCGGAGCGATTGATTTTGACTTTGGTGAAGCGAAAATTCTGGTAGACCGAGAAGGGAATCCGACAGAAGTACGGATGCGCGAGCGAACGATTGCGGAGCGATTGATTGAAGAGTTCATGCTGAAGGCAAATGAAACCGTAGCGGAGCATTTCAACACGATGCGCGTGCCGTTCATTTATCGAATTCACGAAGACCCGGATAGCGACCGTCTGCAAACGTTCCTAGAGTTCGTGACGAACTTCGGTTATTTTGTTCGTGGAAGTTCGACCGATATTCACCCACGCACATTGCAGACGCTGCTTGAGCAGGCAAAAGATACACCGGAAGAGACGGTAATCTCGAAGGTTATGCTGCGCTCCATGAAGCAGGCGAAGTACGATGCAGAAAACCAGGGACACTTCGGGCTGGCAGCGGAATTCTATACGCACTTTACGTCGCCAATTCGTCGTTATCCAGACTTAATCGTACATCGGATGATTCGCGAATCGCTCAAGCCGGGTGGATTCACGTCAGAGCGTATTGAAGAGTGGACATTAAAAATGCCGGACGTGGCCAAGCAGTCATCTGAGCGGGAGCGGAATGCGGTAGATGCTGAGCGCGAAACAGATGATCTGAAAAAATCAGAATTCATGCTGCGTCATATGAATGAAGAGTTCGATGGCATTATTAGCAGTGTGGCTGCTTTCGGGATGTTTATTGAGCTGCCGAACACAATCGAAGGTATGGTTCACATTAGCAACCTGACAGACGATTATTACGACTTCCACGAGAAGCAATATGCGCTCGTTGGCCAGCGTACCGGACGCATTTTCCGTATTGGGGATGAAGTGAAGGTGCGTGTGGTGAATGTGAATGTAGATGAGCATACGATTGATTTTGAAGTCGTTGGTTTGCCAAAAAGCAAGCATGCCTCACGAGATGGTGGAGCACGTAAAGCAAAAGTTATCCAGGCGACAACATCTGAACGGAAACATCGGGGCAAGGGAAAACCGGCACAGGGAAAGGACAACCCGTTCTGGAAAGAAGCGCTTGATAAGAAGAAAAGCAAGAAAAACGGTAAATCGAAGCCGGCTAAGAAAAAGAAGAAAAAATAA
- the smpB gene encoding SsrA-binding protein SmpB — protein sequence MGKEGIKVVAQNKKARHDYFIEETMEAGIVLTGTEIKSIRRGRVNLKDSYARIRDGEAFVLNMHISEYEQGNRYNHDPLRERKLLLHRAEIHRLIGQTKIHGLTLVPLRLYLKGGFCKIEIGIAKGKKNYDKRESLKQKDAKREMERALRERNR from the coding sequence ATGGGTAAGGAAGGAATTAAAGTGGTTGCGCAGAATAAAAAGGCGCGTCATGATTATTTTATTGAAGAAACGATGGAAGCAGGTATCGTCCTAACAGGAACGGAGATCAAGTCCATCCGCCGGGGACGGGTGAATCTAAAGGACAGCTACGCCCGGATTCGTGATGGGGAAGCGTTCGTGCTGAACATGCATATTAGTGAATATGAGCAGGGCAATCGCTACAACCATGATCCACTGCGGGAGCGTAAGCTGTTGCTGCATCGCGCAGAGATTCATCGCCTGATTGGGCAGACGAAGATTCACGGGTTAACACTCGTGCCACTGCGTCTGTATCTGAAGGGTGGCTTCTGCAAGATCGAGATCGGCATAGCCAAGGGTAAGAAAAACTATGACAAGCGTGAGTCGCTTAAACAAAAAGATGCAAAGCGAGAAATGGAGCGGGCATTGCGGGAACGCAATCGCTGA
- a CDS encoding carboxymuconolactone decarboxylase family protein: MPTPQNITQFEAIFGETGNNVLERIRPLSPRLVDHVYEYIAGELYADHALDIRTRELCVVASLASQGGLQEQLRVHIEAALRSGATKEDIVAVCETVGSYAGVPRALNALFVASEVFEAWDNNG, translated from the coding sequence ATGCCAACACCTCAAAATATAACCCAGTTTGAAGCTATTTTTGGCGAAACAGGAAATAATGTATTAGAAAGAATTCGCCCGCTCAGCCCAAGGCTCGTAGATCATGTGTACGAATACATTGCCGGTGAATTGTATGCAGACCATGCACTAGATATACGCACAAGAGAGCTTTGTGTTGTCGCCTCCCTTGCCTCTCAGGGCGGTCTTCAGGAACAACTGCGCGTACACATTGAAGCAGCGTTGCGCAGCGGGGCAACGAAAGAAGATATCGTCGCTGTATGTGAAACGGTAGGCAGCTATGCAGGAGTTCCTCGCGCATTGAACGCTTTATTCGTTGCTAGTGAAGTGTTTGAAGCATGGGATAACAATGGCTAA
- a CDS encoding YitT family protein, with translation MEYIKTEAKKHKKLTKAKIIRRTLFIFLGAALVSIGLEIFLVPNNIIDGGIVGISIILSHLTGLTLGLFLFLLNLPFLIIGYKQIGKTFAISTLLGVSVMSIGTSLLHPVSSVTEDPLLAAVFGGIILGIGVGLVIRYGGSLDGTEIVAILFNKKLPFSVGETVMFFNIFILGSAGFVFGWDRAMYSLIAYFIAFKMIDVTILGLDESRSVWIISDKDEEIGDALLRRLGRGVTYLSGEGAYTGERKKVVFCVISRLEEAKLKTIIEDIDPGAFLAVGAISNVKGGNFKKKSIH, from the coding sequence ATGGAATACATAAAAACAGAAGCGAAAAAGCATAAGAAGCTTACGAAGGCTAAAATTATTCGCCGAACGTTGTTTATTTTTCTTGGAGCAGCCCTTGTTTCGATTGGATTGGAAATCTTTCTTGTTCCTAACAACATTATTGATGGGGGAATCGTCGGCATCTCAATTATTCTTTCCCATCTTACCGGGCTTACGCTTGGACTGTTTCTCTTCTTATTGAATCTTCCTTTTCTCATTATTGGATATAAGCAGATTGGCAAGACATTTGCGATTTCTACATTGCTTGGGGTTAGCGTGATGTCAATTGGGACCTCACTTTTGCATCCGGTTTCAAGCGTGACAGAAGATCCGTTATTAGCAGCTGTATTTGGAGGCATTATTCTGGGGATTGGCGTTGGGCTGGTGATTCGCTACGGGGGGTCGCTGGATGGAACGGAGATTGTAGCGATTCTCTTCAACAAGAAGCTTCCTTTCTCAGTTGGGGAAACCGTAATGTTCTTTAATATTTTTATTCTTGGCAGTGCAGGCTTTGTATTTGGCTGGGATCGGGCGATGTATTCATTGATCGCCTATTTTATCGCATTCAAAATGATTGATGTAACCATTCTTGGTCTAGATGAATCACGCTCAGTCTGGATTATTAGTGACAAAGACGAAGAGATTGGGGATGCCCTTCTTAGACGCCTTGGACGTGGTGTGACGTATTTAAGCGGAGAAGGGGCATATACGGGGGAGCGAAAGAAGGTTGTGTTTTGTGTCATTAGCCGCCTGGAGGAAGCGAAGCTGAAGACAATTATTGAAGATATTGACCCTGGGGCGTTTCTCGCGGTTGGGGCGATTAGTAATGTAAAAGGTGGAAACTTTAAGAAGAAAAGTATTCATTAG
- a CDS encoding NAD(P)-dependent oxidoreductase produces MGQTSNKQTIGFIGTGVMGKSMAGHLMAGGYPVLVYTRTKEKAADLLEKGAIWKDTVAELAAEADVVITMIGYPKDVEEVYLGEGGIFAHAKPGTYAIDMTTSSPILARRIYEAAQEKGIHVLDAPVSGGDVGAQNARLSIMVGGNKEDFDAMVPIFEKMGTNIVYQGKAGSGQHTKMCNQIAIASGMIGVCEAMIYAKNAGLDQRTVLKSIETGAAGSFSLSNLAPRMIDGNFDPGFYVKHFIKDMGIALESAKEMGLWTPGLELTKKLYEELAAKGEENSGTHALYKLLDTQKHAE; encoded by the coding sequence TTGGGACAAACATCTAACAAACAAACAATCGGTTTTATCGGTACAGGCGTCATGGGAAAAAGCATGGCAGGACACCTTATGGCAGGTGGCTATCCGGTACTTGTTTATACACGTACGAAGGAAAAAGCAGCGGATCTGCTGGAGAAGGGTGCTATCTGGAAAGATACCGTAGCAGAATTGGCAGCTGAAGCAGACGTCGTGATTACAATGATTGGATACCCGAAAGACGTCGAAGAAGTATATCTTGGCGAAGGCGGGATTTTCGCGCATGCGAAGCCTGGTACATATGCGATTGATATGACAACATCAAGCCCGATTCTAGCGCGTCGAATTTATGAAGCCGCTCAGGAAAAAGGCATTCATGTATTGGATGCGCCAGTATCCGGTGGTGATGTCGGGGCACAGAATGCTCGTCTGTCGATTATGGTTGGCGGGAATAAAGAGGACTTTGATGCGATGGTTCCGATTTTTGAGAAGATGGGGACGAACATCGTGTATCAAGGCAAGGCAGGATCGGGACAGCATACTAAAATGTGCAACCAGATCGCGATTGCATCCGGCATGATCGGGGTATGTGAAGCGATGATTTATGCGAAGAATGCGGGGCTTGATCAGCGAACTGTGCTCAAAAGCATTGAAACAGGAGCGGCAGGTAGCTTCTCTCTCAGCAATCTTGCGCCACGCATGATCGATGGCAACTTTGATCCAGGCTTTTATGTGAAGCATTTCATCAAGGATATGGGCATTGCGCTTGAATCTGCGAAAGAAATGGGCCTATGGACACCGGGGCTTGAATTGACGAAGAAGCTGTATGAGGAACTTGCGGCTAAAGGCGAAGAAAATAGCGGCACACACGCTCTTTATAAGCTACTTGATACCCAAAAGCATGCAGAATAA
- a CDS encoding C40 family peptidase, whose protein sequence is MKKRWAAIALTGMMAVSVFAGTVSTASKVSAASVSVTAQKGSAVNIANEQKVINNIIQTGKSLIGQARYSHTYNASYTMDCSGFTYYIFKKNGIDLKTRDDDKQVSYGKYVPKNQLKAGDLIFYNANKPRQDVTHVGIYIGDGKVLHMANSSSNVTISKLSSSWHTKNYLTARRIIQ, encoded by the coding sequence ATGAAGAAAAGATGGGCAGCGATTGCGCTTACAGGAATGATGGCGGTCAGTGTGTTTGCAGGTACGGTATCTACTGCATCCAAGGTATCTGCTGCAAGTGTTTCGGTGACTGCACAAAAAGGGTCAGCTGTAAATATTGCTAATGAGCAAAAGGTTATTAATAACATAATTCAAACAGGAAAAAGTCTAATTGGACAGGCTCGGTATAGCCATACATATAATGCGTCGTATACGATGGATTGTTCAGGATTCACGTATTATATTTTTAAGAAGAATGGTATTGATTTAAAGACACGGGACGATGATAAGCAAGTTTCCTATGGCAAATATGTTCCGAAGAACCAGTTAAAAGCGGGCGATTTGATTTTTTACAATGCCAATAAACCACGCCAGGATGTAACACATGTCGGGATATATATTGGTGATGGTAAGGTGCTGCACATGGCCAATTCATCATCTAATGTAACGATCAGCAAGTTAAGCAGCAGCTGGCATACGAAAAACTACCTGACTGCTCGCCGTATCATCCAGTAA
- a CDS encoding N-acetyldiaminopimelate deacetylase codes for MTTVNAQSFVSIRRDLHRIPEPGFAEFKTQKYLLDYLATLPQERMEHKTWRTGILVLVKGTNPTKRIGYRADMDGLPITEDTSYDFKSEHPGYMHACGHDMHMAIGLGVLTHFVHHPVRDDLVFIFQPAEEGPGGAQPMLESEEFAAWRPDCIFALHIAPEHPVGSVALKPGILFANTSELFIDLHGKGGHAAFPHTANDMVVAAAHLATQLQSIVARNIDPLDSAVVTVGKIEGGTKQNIIAEHARLEGTIRTLSMESMHKVKSRIEALVHGIEAGFECQGAIDYGANYCQVYNNEDITRDFMNWVRESGTAELIECPTAMTGEDFGYFLEQIPGFLFWLGVSTPYGLHHARIEPSEDAIEVAIRVLSGYLTKTASA; via the coding sequence ATGACTACCGTAAACGCACAATCATTCGTATCCATCCGCCGCGACCTGCATCGCATTCCCGAGCCAGGATTTGCGGAGTTTAAGACACAAAAGTATCTGCTTGATTATTTAGCAACCCTACCACAGGAGCGTATGGAGCATAAAACATGGCGCACTGGCATTCTTGTGCTAGTTAAAGGGACAAACCCTACCAAACGCATCGGCTACCGAGCTGATATGGACGGGCTGCCGATTACCGAAGATACCTCGTATGATTTTAAATCGGAACATCCTGGCTACATGCATGCATGCGGTCATGATATGCACATGGCCATCGGACTCGGTGTGCTCACGCATTTTGTCCATCATCCTGTCCGTGATGATCTTGTGTTTATTTTTCAACCGGCGGAAGAAGGTCCAGGCGGTGCACAACCGATGCTGGAAAGCGAAGAATTCGCTGCCTGGCGTCCAGATTGCATCTTCGCCCTGCATATCGCACCGGAACATCCGGTTGGCTCCGTTGCACTTAAGCCCGGCATTCTGTTCGCTAATACGTCCGAGCTATTCATCGACTTGCACGGCAAAGGTGGACATGCGGCGTTCCCGCATACAGCTAATGACATGGTCGTTGCAGCAGCCCATCTGGCAACGCAACTGCAAAGTATCGTCGCACGCAATATCGATCCACTTGATTCAGCCGTCGTTACAGTTGGTAAGATCGAAGGCGGCACGAAGCAGAACATCATTGCTGAGCATGCACGCTTAGAAGGCACTATCCGTACGCTGTCGATGGAATCGATGCACAAAGTAAAATCCCGTATCGAAGCACTTGTTCATGGCATTGAAGCCGGATTCGAGTGCCAGGGAGCGATTGATTACGGCGCGAATTACTGTCAGGTATATAACAACGAAGACATTACCCGTGATTTTATGAACTGGGTACGTGAAAGTGGTACAGCCGAGCTGATCGAATGTCCGACTGCGATGACAGGTGAAGACTTCGGCTACTTTCTCGAGCAAATTCCAGGCTTCCTGTTCTGGCTTGGTGTGAGTACACCATACGGCCTGCATCACGCCCGAATTGAACCGAGTGAGGACGCAATTGAAGTGGCAATTCGCGTGCTAAGTGGATACTTAACAAAAACAGCTTCTGCATAA
- the dapD gene encoding 2,3,4,5-tetrahydropyridine-2,6-dicarboxylate N-acetyltransferase — MQEMNAQQIIEFIQKSEKKTPVKVYVKGDLAGIDFGASTKSFITGNTGVLFGDWKEVQPVLETNKDRIEDYVVENDRRNSAIPLLDMKNIHARIEPGAIIRDQVEIGNNAVIMMGASINIGAVIGEGTMIDMNVVVGGRGTIGKNCHIGAGTVIAGVIEPPSAQPVVVEDDVVIGANAVVLEGCRVGKGAVVAAGAVVIEDVPPYTVVAGTPARVIKQIDEKTKSKTEIKQELRQL; from the coding sequence ATGCAAGAAATGAATGCACAACAAATTATCGAATTTATTCAAAAAAGCGAAAAGAAAACACCGGTGAAAGTATATGTAAAAGGTGATCTGGCAGGCATCGATTTCGGTGCTAGTACAAAAAGCTTCATCACAGGTAATACAGGCGTTCTTTTCGGCGACTGGAAAGAAGTTCAACCTGTACTCGAAACAAACAAAGATCGCATCGAAGATTATGTCGTAGAAAACGATCGTCGTAACTCTGCGATTCCACTTCTCGACATGAAAAACATCCATGCTCGCATTGAGCCAGGTGCAATCATCCGTGATCAAGTTGAAATCGGTAACAACGCGGTTATCATGATGGGTGCTTCCATCAACATCGGCGCGGTAATTGGCGAGGGCACTATGATTGACATGAACGTTGTTGTCGGTGGTCGCGGTACAATCGGCAAGAACTGCCACATCGGTGCTGGTACGGTTATCGCAGGCGTTATCGAACCGCCATCAGCGCAGCCAGTTGTTGTAGAAGATGATGTTGTCATCGGTGCAAATGCCGTTGTACTCGAAGGCTGCCGTGTAGGAAAAGGTGCGGTTGTTGCAGCTGGTGCGGTTGTAATCGAAGACGTGCCACCATACACAGTTGTAGCTGGCACACCAGCTCGTGTGATTAAACAGATCGATGAAAAAACAAAATCCAAAACGGAAATCAAACAGGAACTGCGCCAACTGTAA
- a CDS encoding NAD-dependent malic enzyme, giving the protein MKPFTSMGTSVIVRLEVDVKQVSFIDIATAVSKAQGDIVAMDVVQSSNEETVKDFTINTKTRAQIEEVVQNLESLSGVKIVTVSDRTFLSHIGGKIEMRPKRPIQNREDLSRVYTPGVATICEAIAKDPYKAYKLTIKRNTVAIVSDGTAVLGLGDIGPYAAMPVMEGKAMLFKQFADVDGFPICLDTKDTDEIIETIVRMAPAFGGINLEDIAAPRCFEIEQALRERLDIPVFHDDQHGTAVVILAGLLNALKIVGKKIEDCKIVVTGMGAAGVACTKIILSAGAKNVIGVDRDGILSRSVTYENPVWEEVSNMTNPYDVQGQLADALVDADVFIGVSRGGILKREMVKTMAKDPIVFAMANPQPEIDPEEAAGLVRVLATGRSDYPNQINNVLCFPGVFRGAFDCRATDITEEMKVAAAHAIASIITDAELNEQYIIPSVFNDKVVKRVRDAVVDAAIASGAARKTPRDKRKKETV; this is encoded by the coding sequence ATGAAGCCGTTTACATCTATGGGTACAAGCGTCATTGTGCGTCTCGAGGTGGATGTCAAGCAAGTAAGCTTTATTGATATTGCTACTGCTGTTAGTAAGGCGCAGGGTGATATTGTGGCAATGGACGTTGTCCAATCATCAAATGAGGAGACTGTCAAAGACTTTACCATTAATACGAAAACCCGGGCACAGATTGAAGAAGTTGTACAAAACCTAGAGAGCCTGTCAGGCGTGAAAATTGTAACCGTATCGGACCGCACTTTCCTCAGTCATATTGGAGGAAAAATCGAAATGAGGCCGAAGCGCCCGATCCAAAACCGGGAAGACTTATCCCGTGTATATACTCCGGGTGTAGCTACGATATGTGAAGCGATTGCAAAGGACCCGTACAAGGCGTATAAACTGACAATTAAGCGCAATACGGTAGCGATTGTTAGCGATGGAACAGCAGTACTTGGGCTTGGTGATATTGGACCGTACGCAGCTATGCCAGTTATGGAAGGAAAAGCGATGCTGTTTAAACAGTTTGCCGATGTAGATGGATTCCCGATCTGCCTCGATACAAAAGATACAGATGAAATCATTGAAACGATTGTTCGAATGGCTCCAGCATTCGGGGGGATTAATTTAGAAGATATTGCAGCTCCGCGCTGCTTTGAAATTGAGCAAGCTCTTCGTGAACGTCTTGATATCCCGGTTTTCCATGATGACCAGCATGGAACAGCGGTTGTAATTCTGGCAGGACTTCTAAATGCACTTAAGATTGTTGGCAAGAAAATTGAGGATTGTAAAATTGTCGTAACCGGTATGGGAGCGGCAGGAGTGGCTTGTACGAAGATCATTTTGAGCGCTGGTGCGAAAAATGTGATCGGTGTTGACCGTGATGGCATTCTGTCCCGTTCCGTCACTTACGAAAATCCGGTCTGGGAAGAAGTGTCCAACATGACTAATCCGTATGATGTTCAGGGGCAGCTGGCTGACGCACTTGTGGATGCTGATGTGTTCATTGGGGTGTCACGTGGTGGTATCCTGAAGCGCGAAATGGTGAAAACAATGGCGAAAGATCCAATCGTATTCGCGATGGCGAACCCGCAGCCGGAAATTGATCCGGAAGAAGCGGCAGGATTAGTACGCGTTCTGGCCACAGGTCGTTCCGATTATCCGAACCAGATTAACAATGTTCTCTGCTTCCCTGGTGTATTCCGTGGCGCGTTTGACTGTCGGGCAACCGATATTACAGAAGAGATGAAAGTAGCGGCTGCACACGCGATTGCTTCGATCATTACAGACGCGGAGTTGAATGAGCAGTATATCATCCCGAGCGTATTTAATGATAAAGTGGTAAAACGTGTTCGGGATGCAGTAGTCGACGCTGCCATTGCTTCTGGTGCAGCTCGCAAAACTCCGCGTGATAAACGTAAAAAAGAAACTGTGTAA
- a CDS encoding PilZ domain-containing protein: protein MNERRKEERRILQLPLCSDVTISSIHQQEVFCGSLETCIKDISIHGLRCISPLRFPINDNFVLRFQTRIMDTVINLDGSIAWRKDNSHTPGIYEYGIQLHHDEFSSAMFTKLFNDMGSWLKSSSFVPGCRFCVKETCPLYPSQYKIEHQSKSASS, encoded by the coding sequence ATGAATGAGCGAAGAAAAGAAGAGCGAAGGATTTTACAATTGCCACTTTGTTCGGATGTAACAATCAGTTCTATACACCAACAGGAAGTTTTCTGCGGAAGTCTAGAAACCTGTATTAAAGATATTTCCATCCACGGTCTGCGCTGCATCTCTCCCCTTCGATTTCCGATTAATGACAACTTTGTTTTACGGTTTCAAACCCGAATTATGGATACTGTCATCAATCTTGATGGCAGCATTGCCTGGCGAAAAGATAATTCTCATACTCCTGGTATATACGAATATGGCATTCAACTACACCATGATGAATTTTCAAGCGCCATGTTTACCAAACTCTTTAATGATATGGGCAGTTGGCTTAAAAGCAGCTCATTCGTTCCGGGCTGCCGTTTTTGCGTTAAAGAAACTTGTCCGCTCTATCCGAGCCAATACAAAATAGAGCACCAATCAAAAAGCGCCTCGTCGTAA
- a CDS encoding hydantoinase/oxoprolinase N-terminal domain-containing protein, whose protein sequence is MEKYNVAVDVGGTFTDVFMFDEETGKIAVTKVSSTPDNPARETAAIDCGSKVSGRVVISQIVKHRGMFPVLLLWTL, encoded by the coding sequence ATGGAGAAGTACAACGTAGCCGTAGATGTTGGCGGAACTTTTACAGATGTATTTATGTTTGATGAAGAAACGGGAAAGATTGCGGTAACGAAGGTTTCTTCGACACCGGATAATCCGGCGCGAGAAACAGCAGCGATTGACTGCGGTAGCAAAGTATCTGGAAGAGTAGTCATATCACAAATAGTAAAGCACAGAGGCATGTTCCCTGTGCTTTTGTTATGGACTCTATGA
- a CDS encoding NAD(P)H-quinone oxidoreductase, giving the protein MKAILVEKETRHLYIGETPDPTVGDDEILVQVKATALNRADLLQKRGLYPPPKGASEIIGLEMAGVIEAVGRHVVGHKPGDRVCALLPGGGYAEKAVIPAGMAIPIPDSFSFAEAAAIPEVFLTAYLNLFWLGGLQSGYNVLIHAGASGVGTAAIQLVREAGATAIVTAGSEEKLATCQKLGASTLINYKESPFLDAVKEATNGKGVNIILDFIGASYWEQNIKSLAVDGRLVIIGTMGGAKAETINLGLLLSRRLQVIGTALRSQPVEKKIALTQEFCEFALPRFQDGRLVPVIDSTWDWTQVNEAHAHMEQNKNTGKIVLTLP; this is encoded by the coding sequence ATGAAAGCTATACTTGTAGAAAAAGAAACCCGGCATCTGTATATCGGAGAAACACCCGATCCAACAGTAGGCGATGACGAAATTCTAGTTCAAGTCAAAGCAACGGCCTTAAATCGAGCCGATCTCTTACAAAAACGCGGTCTGTATCCACCGCCAAAAGGTGCCTCAGAGATTATTGGTCTTGAGATGGCCGGTGTGATCGAGGCAGTTGGTCGTCATGTAGTTGGACATAAGCCAGGGGATCGCGTCTGCGCCTTACTGCCAGGTGGTGGATACGCTGAAAAAGCAGTGATTCCCGCAGGCATGGCAATTCCGATTCCGGATTCATTCAGCTTTGCAGAAGCAGCAGCCATCCCGGAAGTATTCCTGACTGCGTACCTGAATCTATTCTGGCTCGGTGGACTTCAATCTGGATACAACGTGCTCATTCACGCCGGAGCAAGCGGCGTAGGTACAGCAGCCATTCAACTTGTACGAGAAGCAGGCGCAACAGCAATCGTAACAGCCGGCAGTGAAGAGAAACTCGCTACCTGTCAGAAACTTGGCGCCTCGACTCTGATCAATTATAAAGAAAGTCCTTTCCTTGATGCCGTAAAAGAAGCAACCAATGGCAAAGGCGTCAATATCATTCTCGACTTCATCGGTGCGTCATATTGGGAGCAAAACATTAAGTCGCTTGCCGTAGATGGCAGACTTGTAATCATCGGCACGATGGGTGGAGCAAAAGCGGAGACAATCAATCTAGGTCTGCTTCTCAGCCGCCGCTTACAAGTCATCGGAACGGCACTTCGTTCCCAGCCCGTGGAGAAAAAAATCGCTCTCACTCAAGAGTTTTGTGAGTTTGCCCTGCCACGTTTTCAAGACGGACGTCTTGTCCCGGTTATTGATTCTACCTGGGACTGGACACAGGTCAATGAAGCTCACGCTCATATGGAACAAAATAAAAATACCGGAAAGATCGTGTTAACACTGCCATAA